DNA sequence from the Cupriavidus sp. WKF15 genome:
CGTCCTGACATATTCACGGAAGCCACCATGGAACAGTATCACGGCACTACCATCGTCAGCGTCCGTCGCGGCAATCAGGTCGCGCTCGGCGGTGATGGTCAGGTCACACTCGGCAATATCGTGATGAAGGGCACCGCGCGCAAGGTGCGCCGCATCTACAACGGCAAGGTGCTGGTGGGGTTTGCCGGCAGCACGGCCGACGCGTTCTCGCTGCTGGACCGCTTCGAGGCCAAGCTGGAAAAGTACCAGGGCAACCTGACCCGCGCCGCGGTCGACCTCGCCAAGGACTGGCGTTCGGACCGCGCGCTGCGCCGGCTCGAGGCCATGCTGATTACCGCTGACCGCGACACTACGCTGGTCATCACGGGCAACGGCGACGTGCTCGATCCCGAGGGCGGCATCGCCGCGATCGGCTCGGGTGGCGCGTACGCGCAATCGGCCGCCAAGGCGCTGGTGGAAAACACCGAGCTCGCGCCCAAGGACGTGGTCGAGAAGGCGCTCACTATTGCCGGCGAACTCTGCATCTACACCAACACCAACTTCGTCATCGAAACGCTGGAATGAGCGCCGGCCGGCCCGCGCATGGGCCGGCCCGCCCCCACTGAACGGATACCATGTCGCATACCATGACCCCGTCGGAAATCGTTTCCGAACTCGACAAGCACATCATCGGCCAGAACAAGGCCAAGAAGGCCGTGGCCGTGGCGCTGCGCAACCGCTGGCGCCGCCAGCAGGTCGCGGAGCCGCTGCGCCAGGAAATCACGCCCAAGAACATCCTGATGATCGGCCCGACCGGCGTCGGCAAGACCGAGATCGCGCGCCGCCTGGCCAAGCTGGCCGACGCGCCCTTCATCAAGATCGAGGCGACCAAGTTCACGGAAGTCGGTTACGTCGGCCGCGACGTCGACACCATCGTGCGCGACCTGGCCGAGATGGCCATCAAGCAGACGCGCGAGTCCGAGATGAAGAAGGTGCGCACCAAGG
Encoded proteins:
- the hslV gene encoding ATP-dependent protease subunit HslV translates to MEQYHGTTIVSVRRGNQVALGGDGQVTLGNIVMKGTARKVRRIYNGKVLVGFAGSTADAFSLLDRFEAKLEKYQGNLTRAAVDLAKDWRSDRALRRLEAMLITADRDTTLVITGNGDVLDPEGGIAAIGSGGAYAQSAAKALVENTELAPKDVVEKALTIAGELCIYTNTNFVIETLE